A single window of Rhizobium indicum DNA harbors:
- a CDS encoding VOC family protein: protein MSNALRSETPMQTPKTHPVDTKLEVVVIPVSDVDRAKRFYDGLGWRLDADFANDADFRVIQFTPPGSGCAIIFGKNVTAAAPGSAQGLYLIVSDIEAARRDLIARGVEVSEVFHDAAGVYAGKDEPYLFGRLRIAGRDPDHRSYRSFASFKDPDGNGWLFQEVTTRLPGRIDADGTTFTTSTDLASAMRRAATAHGEHEKRNGGKHDENWPDWYAEYMVSEQAGKQLPL, encoded by the coding sequence ATGAGCAATGCACTGCGCAGCGAAACCCCCATGCAGACCCCGAAAACACATCCCGTCGACACCAAGCTCGAGGTCGTCGTCATCCCTGTTTCCGATGTCGACCGCGCCAAGCGCTTTTACGACGGCCTGGGTTGGCGGCTCGACGCCGACTTCGCCAATGATGCCGATTTTCGGGTGATCCAGTTTACGCCGCCGGGCTCCGGCTGCGCGATCATCTTCGGCAAGAACGTCACGGCCGCCGCCCCCGGTTCCGCCCAGGGGCTCTATCTTATCGTCTCCGACATCGAGGCCGCCCGCCGCGATCTCATCGCCCGCGGCGTCGAGGTCAGCGAAGTGTTCCATGACGCGGCCGGCGTCTATGCCGGCAAGGACGAACCCTATCTGTTCGGGCGGCTCCGCATTGCCGGCCGCGATCCCGATCACCGCAGCTACCGTTCTTTCGCCTCCTTCAAGGATCCCGATGGCAACGGCTGGCTGTTCCAGGAAGTCACCACGCGCCTGCCAGGACGCATCGACGCCGACGGGACGACATTCACGACCTCGACCGATCTCGCGTCAGCTATGCGCCGTGCGGCGACCGCGCACGGTGAACACGAGAAGCGAAACGGCGGCAAACACGACGAGAACTGGCCGGACTGGTACGCCGAATACATGGTCAGCGAACAGGCCGGCAAGCAGCTGCCCTTATAG
- a CDS encoding 6,7-dimethyl-8-ribityllumazine synthase has translation MTPTRYAFVKASWHAEIVDRALDGFHQLIPPEQVDVFDVPGAFEMPLLSRDLAATGRYAAVVAAAFVVDGGIYRHEFVAQAVVDGLMRAGMDTGVPVLSVSLTPHQYQETEHHKQIYRAHFVEKGREAAKAALTIGKTRAALAA, from the coding sequence GTGACACCCACCCGCTATGCCTTCGTCAAAGCCAGCTGGCACGCCGAAATCGTCGACCGCGCCCTTGATGGCTTCCATCAGCTTATTCCGCCCGAGCAGGTCGACGTGTTCGATGTTCCCGGCGCATTCGAGATGCCGCTGCTGTCACGCGATCTTGCGGCAACCGGACGCTATGCCGCGGTCGTTGCCGCCGCCTTCGTCGTCGACGGCGGAATCTACCGCCACGAATTCGTCGCCCAGGCCGTCGTCGATGGACTGATGCGCGCCGGCATGGATACCGGTGTGCCGGTGCTGTCGGTTTCGCTGACGCCGCATCAGTATCAGGAAACCGAGCACCATAAGCAGATCTACCGCGCACATTTCGTCGAGAAAGGCCGCGAGGCAGCAAAGGCGGCTCTGACGATCGGCAAAACCCGCGCCGCTCTCGCTGCGTGA
- a CDS encoding SRPBCC family protein has product MQDPFVVRREAHIAAPPAAVFALMTDPEKILRWMGTEAQVEPQPGGLYLVNVTGARFARGSFREVVPVHRLAYSFGWDGSEVVPPGSSLVEIDLIEQGGGTLLRLTHSGLPSAEQCAGHAEGWAHYLGRLTEVAAGGDPGPDPFYGRT; this is encoded by the coding sequence ATGCAAGACCCCTTCGTCGTCCGCCGCGAGGCGCATATCGCGGCGCCGCCGGCCGCGGTGTTCGCGTTGATGACCGACCCGGAAAAGATCCTGCGCTGGATGGGAACGGAGGCGCAGGTCGAGCCGCAGCCCGGCGGGCTCTATCTCGTCAACGTTACCGGAGCCCGCTTTGCACGCGGCTCGTTTCGTGAGGTGGTGCCGGTTCATCGCCTTGCCTACAGCTTCGGCTGGGACGGCAGCGAGGTGGTGCCGCCGGGGTCGAGCCTGGTCGAGATCGATCTGATCGAGCAGGGAGGCGGAACGCTGCTGCGGCTCACCCATAGCGGCCTGCCGAGCGCCGAGCAATGCGCCGGCCATGCGGAGGGCTGGGCACATTATCTCGGACGGCTGACCGAGGTCGCTGCCGGGGGTGATCCGGGTCCCGACCCTTTTTACGGCAGGACATGA
- a CDS encoding GCG_CRPN prefix-to-repeats domain-containing protein has translation MKALSIAAALLAGSLSFGTAQAMPMGTINVQSNITTVDYACGRGWHLTRWGECRRNWRRPPPVAFYGGPPRGGWERRHRHWDGPRWRHERRWDRDRRWRDDD, from the coding sequence ATGAAGGCACTTTCTATCGCGGCTGCCTTGCTCGCTGGCAGCCTCTCGTTCGGCACAGCGCAGGCGATGCCGATGGGGACAATCAATGTCCAGAGCAATATCACAACGGTCGACTACGCGTGCGGTCGCGGCTGGCATCTGACGCGCTGGGGCGAATGCCGGCGAAACTGGCGCCGCCCGCCGCCGGTCGCTTTTTACGGTGGCCCGCCGCGAGGGGGCTGGGAACGGCGTCACCGGCATTGGGATGGCCCGCGCTGGCGCCATGAGCGGCGTTGGGATCGCGACCGCCGTTGGCGGGATGATGACTAA
- a CDS encoding adenylate/guanylate cyclase domain-containing protein produces the protein MDLPSPLAWLVDEAGASPGPERFLAELGRRLLADGLPLSGGTLTLSVPHPIIARRTWLWRAETGAVIEALAFAAAPQSEAGRDWLTALGPVWEEPIGPSQDSPMLGWAGIDNGAGGGAFAPAEADRLREVARFAAAPLAALVAREARAALLEAYLGRRSAARVQAGELARGTGETIRAALLCADLRDFTALSEVTEPHAMIATLDAWFDRIAGAVHAFGGEVLKFIGDGVLAIFPVMGASDDAGGVSHGDREACEAALRAVAASRAGMAHLDQIRQAQGLAPLPFGAALHFGEILWGNIGAADRLDFTAIGPAVNLVSRLEGLCKPLGRSVLISGAVAANTATALMPLGEHSLRGIAQPCAVFTLPEN, from the coding sequence ATGGATCTGCCATCTCCCCTTGCCTGGCTGGTTGACGAGGCTGGAGCCTCGCCTGGTCCCGAACGGTTTCTGGCCGAACTCGGGCGCCGGCTGCTGGCCGACGGACTGCCGCTTTCCGGCGGCACGCTGACGCTTTCGGTGCCGCATCCGATCATTGCGCGGCGCACCTGGCTGTGGCGGGCCGAGACCGGTGCTGTCATCGAGGCGCTGGCCTTTGCCGCGGCTCCGCAGAGCGAGGCCGGGCGCGACTGGCTGACCGCGCTCGGGCCGGTATGGGAGGAGCCAATAGGGCCTTCGCAGGATAGTCCCATGCTCGGCTGGGCGGGTATCGACAACGGGGCAGGGGGCGGCGCATTCGCTCCGGCCGAAGCCGACCGGCTGCGCGAGGTTGCGCGTTTTGCCGCTGCACCGCTCGCAGCGCTGGTGGCGCGGGAGGCGCGGGCAGCCCTGCTCGAAGCCTATCTCGGCCGGCGTAGTGCCGCCCGGGTGCAGGCCGGCGAGCTTGCCCGCGGCACCGGCGAGACCATACGTGCCGCTCTTCTCTGCGCAGATCTGCGCGATTTCACCGCGCTTTCGGAGGTGACGGAGCCGCACGCGATGATCGCGACGCTCGACGCATGGTTCGACCGCATCGCAGGCGCGGTGCACGCCTTCGGCGGCGAGGTGCTGAAATTCATCGGCGACGGCGTGCTGGCGATCTTTCCGGTCATGGGCGCTTCCGACGATGCGGGAGGGGTGAGCCACGGAGACCGGGAAGCCTGCGAGGCAGCCCTCAGGGCGGTTGCTGCCAGCCGTGCCGGCATGGCCCATCTCGACCAGATACGCCAGGCGCAGGGGCTGGCGCCGCTGCCCTTCGGCGCGGCGCTGCATTTCGGCGAGATCCTGTGGGGCAATATCGGCGCAGCCGACCGGCTGGACTTTACCGCCATCGGCCCCGCCGTCAATCTCGTCAGCCGGCTGGAAGGGCTCTGCAAACCGCTCGGCCGAAGCGTGCTGATCTCGGGCGCGGTTGCAGCGAATACGGCGACGGCCCTGATGCCGCTCGGAGAGCACAGCTTGCGCGGCATTGCCCAGCCTTGCGCGGTCTTCACCTTGCCGGAGAATTGA
- a CDS encoding winged helix-turn-helix domain-containing protein — MKNPRSQPAHSVTAPRTLSRVVPDPTALKALTHPVRLSMLGMLRIDGPATATQLAVRLGLNSGATSYHLRQLAQYGFIEEAPHASRRDRWWRASHELTSVPASEAEGEALDLDIAFNQAALSLQVGQMQQALEEYAELPAEWRKATAADDIIIPMTAAQAEALTKRLSDIILEAMRAAPPLGEAASQESGMVPFYVMLHAFPYPGRVPHREGEDKP, encoded by the coding sequence ATGAAAAATCCGCGCTCGCAGCCTGCCCACTCAGTCACCGCACCCCGCACCCTCAGCCGGGTCGTGCCCGATCCGACCGCGCTGAAAGCGCTGACGCATCCTGTCCGGCTGAGCATGCTGGGCATGCTCAGGATCGATGGGCCTGCCACGGCGACGCAGCTGGCAGTGCGGCTGGGCTTAAACAGCGGCGCGACCAGCTATCACCTGCGCCAGCTTGCCCAATACGGTTTCATCGAGGAAGCGCCGCATGCTTCACGGCGCGACCGCTGGTGGCGCGCCAGCCACGAGCTCACCTCGGTGCCGGCAAGCGAGGCCGAGGGTGAAGCGCTCGATCTCGACATCGCCTTCAACCAGGCTGCACTCTCGCTGCAGGTCGGCCAGATGCAGCAGGCGCTGGAGGAATATGCCGAGCTGCCGGCTGAATGGCGCAAGGCGACGGCTGCCGACGACATCATCATCCCGATGACGGCGGCACAGGCCGAGGCCCTGACGAAACGGCTGAGCGACATCATCCTGGAGGCGATGCGGGCGGCCCCGCCGCTCGGGGAGGCGGCGTCGCAGGAATCCGGCATGGTTCCCTTCTATGTCATGTTGCACGCCTTTCCCTATCCGGGCCGCGTTCCGCATCGCGAAGGGGAGGATAAACCGTGA
- a CDS encoding MFS transporter: protein MRLGGPFLALAAAETFSLSGTRLSTIAIPWLVLSTTGSPVLTGLTAMMEMLPYVIAKALGGPLIDRAGAKSIAIICDTASVLVVALVPLLDLFGMLGMPVLLPLVFAMGVLRGPSDAAKQAMVPDIATLANVPLERVTGVASAIERLASTAGAAGAGALIGLIGPGQALLVNAATFAAAALIVAAGIPGTRRAPAPETRPVERASYLEDLREGWRFLRGDAVLVSIVAMVAVTNLFDQAYHAVLLPVWTRDAGHGPELLGAMFAAFAGASIAGAAIAAAIGERMPRLMVYTVAFLLTGFPRFLVPALDAPIGLVFATLAIAGFASGFLNPILSAVIFERIPKPLTGRVTALNTALCFALIPFGGLAGGALISGLGLAAALFLMGIAYLAATLAPLALKSFRGFDRASPEASSSSRGQAPQPSGR from the coding sequence GTGAGACTGGGCGGGCCGTTCCTGGCGCTCGCGGCTGCCGAGACATTCTCGCTCTCCGGCACGCGGCTTTCGACCATCGCTATTCCCTGGCTGGTGCTGAGCACGACTGGCAGCCCGGTGCTGACAGGCCTGACGGCAATGATGGAGATGCTGCCCTATGTCATCGCCAAGGCGCTCGGCGGACCGCTGATCGACCGCGCCGGCGCCAAGAGCATCGCCATCATCTGCGACACGGCTTCGGTGCTCGTGGTCGCTCTGGTGCCGCTTCTCGATCTCTTCGGCATGCTTGGCATGCCGGTGCTGCTGCCGCTCGTCTTTGCCATGGGCGTGCTGCGCGGCCCCTCCGATGCGGCCAAGCAGGCGATGGTTCCCGATATCGCCACACTCGCCAATGTACCGCTCGAACGAGTGACCGGCGTTGCGAGCGCCATCGAGCGGCTGGCCTCGACGGCGGGCGCGGCCGGCGCCGGCGCTTTGATCGGGCTGATCGGCCCGGGCCAGGCGCTGCTCGTCAATGCCGCCACCTTCGCCGCCGCTGCGCTGATCGTTGCCGCGGGCATACCCGGGACGCGACGCGCGCCTGCGCCCGAAACTCGACCGGTCGAACGGGCGTCCTATCTCGAGGATCTACGCGAAGGCTGGCGCTTTCTGCGCGGCGATGCCGTGCTCGTCAGCATCGTCGCTATGGTGGCGGTCACCAATCTCTTCGACCAGGCCTATCATGCCGTGCTGCTGCCGGTCTGGACACGGGATGCCGGCCATGGCCCGGAGCTGCTCGGTGCGATGTTCGCCGCCTTCGCCGGCGCCTCGATCGCAGGCGCGGCGATTGCCGCGGCGATCGGCGAGCGCATGCCGCGACTGATGGTCTATACGGTGGCCTTCCTCCTGACCGGCTTTCCGCGCTTTCTCGTTCCGGCGCTGGACGCGCCCATCGGCCTCGTCTTTGCGACGCTCGCCATCGCAGGATTCGCGTCGGGCTTCCTCAACCCGATCCTGTCGGCGGTCATCTTCGAGCGCATCCCCAAGCCGCTGACTGGCCGCGTCACCGCATTGAACACAGCCCTCTGCTTCGCCCTCATCCCCTTCGGCGGCCTCGCCGGCGGCGCGCTGATCAGCGGGCTCGGCCTTGCTGCGGCGCTGTTCCTGATGGGGATTGCCTATCTCGCGGCAACGCTTGCGCCGCTGGCGCTGAAGAGCTTTCGCGGGTTTGACAGGGCCTCGCCTGAAGCGTCCAGCTCTAGCCGTGGCCAA